GCAGACCGTCGAGGATTTGCGGGCCCGGCTGTTCGGCTGACCCCTACGCTGGTGGACATGGCCGAACGAGTCACGTTCACCTCGGGTGGGATCCGCTGTGTGGGGCAGCTGTACCGGAGCACCCGGCCACGCAGCCATTGCATCCTGATGTGCACCGGATTCGGCGGCACCCAGGACACGCCGGCCCTGACGGCGACCGCGCGCGACTTCGCGGCGGCCGGCTATCACGTCCTGACCTTCGATTACCGCAGCTTCGGCCACAGCGACGGGCAGCCCCGGCAGGTGGTGAGCATCGAGGGCCAACTCGCCGACATCGCCGCGGCCATCGGCTGCGCCCGACGACTCGACGGTGTCGACGGCGTCGTGCTCTGGGGAACCTCGCTGGGCGGCGGCCACGTCGTGGCGGCCGGGTCGCGGGACCCGAGCGTCGCGGCGGTGATCGCCCAGATCCCGTTCAACGGGTTCCCGCGCAGGGTCGCCGGCCGGTCCGCGGCGACCACCCTGCGGCTGCTGGCACTCATGGGCGCGGACTGGCTGCGCGGCAAGCTCGGGCTCCCGCCGCACTACCTGCGGGCCATCGCGGGCCGCGGCGAACTCGCGGTGATGGCCAGCGACGAGGCGTCCCGCGTCATCGCCGGAATGACCAGCCACACCTGGCGTAACGAGGTGGCACCGCGCGGGCTGGTCGAGATGATGCGTTATCGGCCGGCCGATTTCGCGCCGGAAGTGCGCTGCCCGGTACTGGTGTGTATCGGGGACCGCGACGCCGAGACGCCGCCGGAGCTCTCGAAAGCGCTGGCCGACGCCGTGCCGCGCGGCGAGGTGCAGACCTACCCGGTCGCCCATTTCGAGTTCTACACCGACGACGTCCGCCCGCGGGTGGTTGCCGATCAGATCGATTTCCTGGGGCGGGTCCTGGCGCCCTGAGTCAGGAGAGCTGCTCGGAGAGCTCCAGCCAGCGCGACTCCAGCTCCTCGACATCGGACTCGAGGGCACGCAACTGTTCGGTGAGTTCGGCCAGCGCGACGTGATCGGACTGGTCGTGGTCGGCGAGTTCCTGATGCTTGGCGGCGATCCGGTCGGACAGCTTGGCCAACGCCCGGTCGATCGACGCGATCTCCTTCTCCACGGCGCGCTGTTCGGCGCCGGAAAGACCCGCCGTCGCAACGGGTTCCGGAGATGACGCGGCCGTCGGCGCGGTGCTGCGCTGGGCCGCCAGGCGCAGGTACTCCTCCACGCCGCCGGGCAGGTGCCGCAGCGTGCCGTCCAGAATGGCGTACTGCTGATCGGTGACGCGCTCGAGCAGATAGCGGTCGTGCGAGACCACGATGAGGGTGCCCGGCCAGGAGTCGAGCAGATCCTCGGTCGCGGTGAGCATCTCGGTGTCCACGTCGTTGGTGGGCTCGTCGAGGATCAGTACGTTCGGCTCGGTCAGCAGCGTCAGCATCAACTGCAGGCGTCGCCGCTGCCCGCCGGACAGGTCGGAGACCCGGTTCGAAAGTTGTTCGCGGCCGAAGCCGAGGCGCTCCAACAGCTGCGCCGGGGTGAGCTCGCGCCCGTCGACGACGTAACCGGCCTTCAGTCGGCCGATGACCTCGCGGACCAGGTCGCCCTCCACCTCGGCCAGGATGCCCGCCTGCTGGTCCAGCATGCCCAGTTGCACCGTCTTACCGCGTTTGACCCGCCCGGAGTCCGGGGCGACGGTGCCGGCGATCAGGCCCAGCAACGTCGACTTGCCGGCCCCGTTGGCCCCGAGGATGCCGGTGCGCTCTCCGGGGCCGATCCGCCACTCGATGTCGCGCAGCACGGTCCGGCCGTCGAACGACACCGACACCTCGAGCAGGTCGATGACGTCCTTGCCGAGGCGGGCGGTGGCCAGTTTCGTCAACTCGACGTTGTTGCGCAGCGGCGGGACGTCGGCGATGAGGGCGTTGGCGGCATCGATGCGGAACTTCGGCTTCGAGGTCCGCGCCGGCGCACCGCGCCGCAGCCACGCCAGCTCCTTGCGCATCAGGTTCTGCCGCTTGGCCTCGGTTGCGGCGGCGATCCGATCGCGCTCCACCCGCTGCAGGACATACGCCGCGTAGCCGCCGTCGAACGGCTCGACGATCCCGTCGTGGACCTCCCAGGTGGTGGTGGCGACCTCGTCGAGGAACCAGCGGTCGTGGGTGACCAGCAGCAGGCCGCCGGTGTTACGGGCCCACCGGTTCTTGAGGTGGGCCGCCAGCCAGGTGATGCCCTCGACGTCGAGGTGGTTGGTGGGTTCGTCGAGGGCGATGACATCCCAATCGCCGATCAGCAACGCGGCCAACTGAACTCGGCGGCGCTGTCCGCCCGACAGCGTGCCGACACGGGCGGTCCACTCGATGTCGGCGACCAGGCCGCCGACGACGTCACGGACCCGCGGATCGCCCGCCCATTCGTGTTCGGCC
This DNA window, taken from Mycolicibacterium sp. MU0050, encodes the following:
- a CDS encoding alpha/beta hydrolase, with the protein product MAERVTFTSGGIRCVGQLYRSTRPRSHCILMCTGFGGTQDTPALTATARDFAAAGYHVLTFDYRSFGHSDGQPRQVVSIEGQLADIAAAIGCARRLDGVDGVVLWGTSLGGGHVVAAGSRDPSVAAVIAQIPFNGFPRRVAGRSAATTLRLLALMGADWLRGKLGLPPHYLRAIAGRGELAVMASDEASRVIAGMTSHTWRNEVAPRGLVEMMRYRPADFAPEVRCPVLVCIGDRDAETPPELSKALADAVPRGEVQTYPVAHFEFYTDDVRPRVVADQIDFLGRVLAP
- a CDS encoding ABC-F family ATP-binding cassette domain-containing protein, translating into MAHLLGAEGLHLQYPTKVVFDSVSLGVDDGDRIGIVGRNGDGKSSLLRMLTGEVRPDAGRVTYRSGLRVGALAQADVLEDDHTVGHILVGEQAEHEWAGDPRVRDVVGGLVADIEWTARVGTLSGGQRRRVQLAALLIGDWDVIALDEPTNHLDVEGITWLAAHLKNRWARNTGGLLLVTHDRWFLDEVATTTWEVHDGIVEPFDGGYAAYVLQRVERDRIAAATEAKRQNLMRKELAWLRRGAPARTSKPKFRIDAANALIADVPPLRNNVELTKLATARLGKDVIDLLEVSVSFDGRTVLRDIEWRIGPGERTGILGANGAGKSTLLGLIAGTVAPDSGRVKRGKTVQLGMLDQQAGILAEVEGDLVREVIGRLKAGYVVDGRELTPAQLLERLGFGREQLSNRVSDLSGGQRRRLQLMLTLLTEPNVLILDEPTNDVDTEMLTATEDLLDSWPGTLIVVSHDRYLLERVTDQQYAILDGTLRHLPGGVEEYLRLAAQRSTAPTAASSPEPVATAGLSGAEQRAVEKEIASIDRALAKLSDRIAAKHQELADHDQSDHVALAELTEQLRALESDVEELESRWLELSEQLS